In the Gossypium arboreum isolate Shixiya-1 chromosome 10, ASM2569848v2, whole genome shotgun sequence genome, one interval contains:
- the LOC108487415 gene encoding mediator of RNA polymerase II transcription subunit 6 has product MATPPVAPSQAAAGGNFEAPPPPAMQPPGTDMTGICFRDQLWLNTYPLDRNLIFDYFALSPFYDWTCNNEKLRMQSIHPLDISQLSKMTGIEYMLSEVMEPHLFIIRKQKRDSAEKVTPMLAYYILDGSIYQAPQLCNVFAARVGRALYYISKAFTTAASKLEKIGYVDTENESETSEPKGGKEAIDFKEVKRVDHILASLQRKLPPAPPPPPFPDGFVPPTTEADKEPENQQTAEPQPPAVDPIIDQGPAKRMKF; this is encoded by the exons ATGGCGACGCCACCGGTAGCGCCATCACAGGCGGCAGCAGGGGGAAACTTTGAAGCACCACCGCCGCCAGCGATGCAGCCTCCTGGAACGGACATGACAGGTATATGTTTCAGAGACCAATTGTGGCTAAACACGTACCCTCTTGATCGAAACCTAATTTTCGATTACTTTGCCCTATCTCCGTTCTATGATTGGACCTGCAACAACGAGAAGCTCAGGATGCAATCCATTCACCCTCTTGACATCTCTCAACTTTC GAAAATGACTGGGATAGAGTACATGCTTAGTGAAGTTATGGAGCCACACCTCTTTATTATCCGTAAGCAAAAGAGGGACAGTGCGGAGAAAGTAACACCGATGCTAGCATACTATATTTTGGATGGTTCGATATATCAAGCACCACAACTTTGCAATGTCTTTGCAGCTCGAGTT GGACGTGCCCTTTATTATATATCAAAAGCTTTTACAACTGCTGCATCAAAGTTGGAGAAGATTGGATATG TTGATACTGAAAATGAAAGTGAAACTTCGGAACCAAAGGGTGGTAAAGAGGCAATTGACTTCAAGGAAGTTAAGCGTGTGGATCATATTCTTGCCTCTTTACAGCGAAAG TTACCACCAGCCCCTCCACCACCTCCGTTTCCAGATGGCTTTGTTCCGCCTACAACAGAAGCAGATAAAGAGCCAGAAAACCAGCAAACAGCAGAACCTCAGCCTCCTGCTGTTGATCCCATCATAGATCAAGGTCCAGCTAAGAGAATGAAATTTTGA
- the LOC108487319 gene encoding inositol oxygenase 1-like: protein MTILIDQPDFGIEAGFNKADDVEKEGVLNGGFMMPHTNSFGHTFRDYHVESERQQGVENFYRTNHINQTYDFVKRMREEYGNLDKVEMSIWECCELLNDVVDESDPDLDEPQIEHLLQTAEAIRKDYPDEDWLHLTGLIHDLGKVLLHPSFGGLPQWAVVGDTYPVGCAFDKSIVHHKYFEENPDYHNPAYNTKYGVYSEGCGLNNVMMSWGHDDYMYLVAKENNTTLPSAALFIIRYHSFYALHRSGSYKQLMNGEDVENLKWLEVFNKYDLYSKSKVRIDVEKVKPYYLSLIEKYFPAKLRW, encoded by the exons ATGACTATCCTCATTGATCAACCTGATTTTG GAATTGAAGCGGGGTTTAACAAGGCCGATGATGTTGAGAAAGAAGGGGTGTTGAATGGGGGATTTATGATGCCACATACTAACTCTTTTGGCCACACCTTTAG AGATTATCATGTTGAAAGTGAGAGGCAACAGGGTGTTGAGAACTTCTATCGAACCAATCATATCAACCAGACATATGACTTT GTCAAGAGAATGAGAGAAGAGTATGGAAATTTAGACAAGGTGGAGATGAGCATATGGGAATGCTGTGAACTTCTTAATGATGTGGTTGATGAGAGTGACCCTGACTTGGATGAGCCTCAGATTGAACACTTGCTGCAAACAGCTGAGGCTATCCGAAAGGACTATCCTGATGAGGACTGGCTGCACCTCACAGGCCTTATCCATG ACCTTGGAAAAGTGCTTCTTCATCCTAGCTTTGGAGGGCTTCCTCAGTGGGCTGTTGTTG GTGATACATATCCTGTTGGCTGTGCTTTTGACAAATCAATTGTTCACCACAAG TATTTTGAGGAAAATCCAGACTACCACAACCCTGCTTACAACACTAAATATGGAGTGTACTCAGAGGGCTGTGGACTTAACAATGTTATGATGTCATGGGGGCATGATGACTACATGTATCTG GTGGCTAAAGAGAACAATACAACTCTGCCATCAGCAGCTCTTTTCATTATCAGATACCATTCATTTTATG CCTTGCATAGGTCAGGGTCATACAAGCAACTGATGAACGGGGAGGATGTCGAGAATCTCAAGTGGCTCGAAGTATTCAA CAAATATGATCTTTACAGCAAGAGCAAAGTTCGGATCGATGTCGAAAAGGTGAAGCCATACTATCTCTCCCTCATAGAAAAG TACTTCCCAGCAAAACTAAGATGGTGA